The sequence ACCACTGGGTGTTCGAGGGAGTAAGTTAGTTACCAGTGGGCTGTGTGTCCACATGCAGTTACAATCATAGCACACACTACTGTGTGAGTTGTGGAATGAACAGGAGATGccacaccccaaaacaaaaacggCCATAAGAGAAGTAGTTACAGCAAATGGGTAATTTTCTTTCTCGATTTTTCTATgactttcccctcttctttttttcttctgcttctttatttccctctccttctctccttctttcttctttcacacAAAGTCTCCTTATGTAGTCCAGAATGGTGATAAACTTGTAAATCTCTgcccacctgcctcagtctcagtATCCCTAGCTACACAATGGGTGGATGATGAGCCCCATCTGGGACTGTCGATGTTCATATCCATCAGGAAGAAAGCGGtttttgcaggaaaaaaaaactaagtctAATTGCATGGGAGACGTATaacattaaagaataaaatatttctcataaaagacatataaatacatagaaaccaaagttttttttaaaagcaagattaatatttatataaaataactaGTCATGACTCTAAGTTTTGGGTAGGAGGtaaccttttcttttccttatgatATCATTTTTATAAGTTTGCTGCAAAGACTGTCTATATTTAGAATtcaaagatagatgatagacagagagGGGGTTGGATGAataggtgtgtgtgcacaaatgagagaatgcaaaaaataaaaagagaaagaaggaagacatgaaggaagagagaaatgggaaaagatagatgatagatagatagatagatagatagatagatagatgatagatagatagatagatagatagatagatagatagatagatagatgttgtattagctactttttgtcaactagacacaaacTAGAATTACCTGGGTTGAGGTAACTTCAGTAAGGAATTGCCTGTAGGTGTTTTCTTGGTTAGTAATTGATTTGGGAGGGCCAAGTCTATTGTGGGTGGTCCTGGGGGATatgaagaaagcaaactaagcaaGTCCTGGGGAGCTATCCAAGAAATGgccctcctccatggcttctgcttcagttcctgcctctaggttcctgttcTGATGGACTgcaatatggaagtataagctTATAAATAAACCCTCCCCCTGCACCccagttggttttggtcagtgttccATCATAGCAACACATAAGCAAATAGAACAggttgtgtgtctcctttctcccttctccctcccttttcacTGAGAAGAGAGCAGAAACATTATTTATTCAAAGAGGGAGGCTTATGCGCCATCTCCAACCTGTTTCTCCAGCCTCCACTGCAGCGGATGCAGGCCAACCTCTTCAGCCACATGTACCTGAGGGGCGCATACCCACGGGCTCTAGGATCATGGTTCCGAGTAGAATGGACCTGGAAAGATGGGGTCTTCCATCACTACTCAACCCAAGTAGGATTCTCAACCCTACTCTGTGTCTGGCACTGGAGGACGCACAGTCCGGTTGAATCCACTGCTGCCCGGTCACTGTAGCTTCCAGGGTCCACGGGACACTGTGAGGCATCACTAGACGGGATGGCGTGAGGGTCTCCACGGCAGGTACTGGCACGCTTAAACACGGGTAAATTGGGAAGAAGAATGTTCTAGAGAAGAGCAGCAGGATGCACTGGAGGAAGGGAGAAGCTAAGAGAGAAACTTCTGGGGAAGACGAGCATCAGTCATGGGGGAGCTCACACTGGGGCTGAGCAGGTATTACAAGCTTGAAACTTGTATAGTTGGCAGGAGATGTAGTCGGGGGAGAGTATctcttaaaggaaagaaaatgaaaacaatctaTAAAAATAGAGACTTCCCTGGACATACACAAGTGAGAATTGGAATATGGGCCCCTCAGTCGCAAGGTGACTCTCCTTTGGTGCTCACTGTTTaaggaaaaggaacaaagatTTTAAGGCAAAAGTAACACAGGGACAATAGCATTTTAGAAAAACAACTTGTCATCATGTATTGTCTTTCCATGAGATATGACATCAATCACATGCCCTGGGTACCATAGGCAGGGTATGCAGGTAACTGGCACTCACAGAGACCCTGTTTTCCAGGCTGTCCCACTGAGAGTTGAGTACTGTCCTGACTGCTTCTTGCATCTCAAGACCCATACTGTGTTCTACAACGATACATCCCCATTTGGTATGTATTGACCAGATACTGCCAGAGTCCAGAGCTCAGTGTAGCCAGTGATACTCCCTCAGCATAGCCCTGTCTACTCCCATTGGTCAGGTGTAGTAACAAAGCAGAGAACAACATGGCTCTTGGTGTCATCTGGGCCAGGGCCCAgcacttctttcttcttctctggaCTGAGATGCCCATGGATTGAGGAGTCATTGATATgtccctgatgtgggagtgtcatatatcaatctgttgatttcattggttaagtgataaagaaactgcttggccctcgtaggttaaaacataggtgggtggagtaaacagaatagaacgctgggaggaagaggaagtgagttcagactcgacagctctgctctctggagcagacgccatgcgccatgctcccctctccccggcagatgcgatgaagctctgacccaggatggacgtaggctagaatcttcccggtaagcgctccttggggtgctacatacatgaacagaacatgggccaagcagtgtttaaaagaatagagtttgtgtgtcattattttggggcataagctagccaggcaaccatgagccgggctgtgggaagaggcccgcagctcctactacatgtcCCAGCGTAGCACAGAAAGCAAAACCAAGGAGGCTAAAGAAGAAGAATTTCCACAGGTTCAAGGATaatttgggctacatagtgagttctgggtcagTCTGAGTCACAACATGAGACTgaatctcaaaaaccaaaatcaaaaccgAAGAGTAGCACTAAGACCCTAGCCACAAATGCTGCCAACAAATGTGTCTCGTGGGTGTTGAAGCCAACACCCAAGGAGGGTGGTGAGCCCCACGCCATCTCCCACTCTGGACCTTAGTGTTCCTGACTGTGTAATGGGGGTGGGAATGATGAGCCACACCTGAAACTGTGGATGAGAAACAACTCCAAAACATTCTGCACTGCTCTCTCCATCTATGAAGTGCTATTAAAATAATTACTGTAGGTTATAATCAACACAGAAGAATGGGTAGAGGCCCAAGTGGGACCTGTCAAGGCCCAGTCCTTGACCCCTGCAGGCATGGGAAGGTGCATGGCTACCTTTGACTTGAACAAATCACTTCTCTCCACAGAGAGAGGTCAGTAGGAGACCCTACATGGGGACTGAGCAGTGCTATTTTTTTGACTGGGGTGTACCCTGGAGTGCCCCGATTCCCAGATTGTTCATCTGCCTCCCCCACAGCATGCTGTCCCATCCAGAGGACCACTGCCTATCACCATACACTCAGGTGGGGGGCGGGTAAGGTGGAAATCTGCCTATGCTTGGGCAGCCTGTGGTTTCTCCTAGTCCTCTGCACAGGCATAGGAAAACTGTTCACATGGGCTGCGGTGTCTTTCCTTTTCCACTGCCAAAGAGAACGGCATCGTCATTCCCAATGTGTGGAATTGGAGTTTATCTTTTTGGCATTatttacaaaaacttaaaaaCCCTATACACAAAAACTCCCTACACTAAAAAACTTGATGCAGACAACAATTTGAACAATATTGCAGGTAGCACTGGACGCAATATCTATACCTAACGTGAAaacgtttttttttcttcaaaactaTTTCAAGGGATTGAATAGTCAAGgtacaaaaacatttatttaaattaaacatttttgaCAAATCAATATTCATAACTGTTCCATGCATATGTAGTTTTCTTGAAAAATAGAACAGAGTAGCTTAATGTCTGTGATACTGCTTTACAAGATTATTAATACACATTGAGACTGGGCACCAGTCGATCATATCATCAGCCATTCactatgtatcaccacatggtatATACAGTAATAACATAAAGATTAAGTATATCTTATAAGTGATTTTATAATAAGACTTCTGGAAGGGGGGGATCCGTCAACAATACAAAGTATAAGACGGagataaacagcagaatataaaaACACATTTCATAAAGGTAATAATACACAAGTGTTCAAGGACAGACAAGAGTCCATTAGCTCAGTGTTAGGTGTGTTCCTTCAAAGGAGGCTTAGGGGATGGAAATGTCCGGGGTGGGATCAGAGCTCAGAAACATCTTTGGATGTCACAGTGTGTTTGTTTGGGACCGCCAAAGGATGGTGATGCAGGGGAACTGTTGAGATACATCCACTTGAAGAGCAAGAACCGAGTTTCCCTCACGGCCAGAGGAATCATGCCTGGGATTTCAAGTCAGGGGGCCTTTGAATTGGGGGCCAGTTTGGAGTAGAGGGAGAGTaacagagaggagaagaaaaaccTCCAGGAAAGCGTGAGGAGCAGCAGACAGGCGGAAGGGAGTCTCCTTTGCATCTATAGACAGGGCCATGCTGCGGCTTTGCTAGAGAAATCAGCACAGCCCGCTGCTGCTGCTTTGTGGACAGTGTTTTTAGCTTTCTAGCTCTTTGGGTCATTCAGCATGGAGGTGGTGAGACACTGCTACAGTTGAGAAGACTCTAAATCAGGCTACacaccctgggggggggggcgtgcctGCATAAGGGCATCTCTCTCACACTGTAGTCTCCCGGAATgtatgtgacaaaaataaaaaaatgcatctaaagtatatattaaaaacgaaacaaaaaaagcaagcaaacaaacgacaataacaacaacaacaacaaaaaaaaaacttcaagtctgggtgtggtggcacttgcctttaattccagcactcaggaggcagaggcaggctttgagtttgaggccagcctggtctacaaagtgaattccaagatagccaaggctacacagagaaaccctgtctaggagagaaaaacaaaacaaaacaaaacaaaaaaacactttgAATCTGATTTTGCTTTCAGTGATACAGGTGAACATACTCATCAATTTCCTGAACCAGggtgtatgttttcttttttgaaaaaaaatattatgtttggTATTTGTGAGAATGTATGTGAGCGTGCTCGAGCACACATATGTTGGGGCATGCACACAGAGGTCCGAGTACaacttcaggagtcagttctccccttccaccatgtaggttctggggacagACTGTTGATCGATCACACTTGGCAGCCGGCACTTTCACCCACCGAGCCATCCCGAGCCGTCTTGTCCACCCAAGGGTGTTTTTCTCAACTGGAGGAGTTCCTTTGGGATGCTAGGATGACTGGGGACCAGGGAACGGGAAAGCAGAAAACCTGGACCCTTGGGCAGTACACACGAAGTCCCCATGAGTCTGCCCGTTCCTGGGCTCACACTCTCCTTGCCCTTGAGAGGACCACAACTCAGGAATCCATAGAGCAGGGGCCAACCCTCCTCACTTTACAGGAGAGAACAGTTAAGGCTAGTCAAGCCAGAATGGGGTTTTGCCAGTTAGAGCCTGAACTGAGATGGACCCCAGACCCAGGGTCCTTCTCACTGGGAGCACCACCGATTAGAGGCAGGAACTCCAATGCACTGGGCTTCTCACCGTCAGCTACACTGATGGCAGCAGATAGAAGAGTGGCCAGGAAGTCCCACTGTGTTAGCTCCTCGAGGCTGTGCTTCCGGGGTGAAGCCAACGAAACACATTTGAAGGGACAGAGGGGACGCTGGATCTTGGCTTTCTGACCTCCTGCCACCATGGGATGGTGACATTACAGTTTCTGCTCTGTTCAGTGCTTCAGACcgaggagaggagggcagggctGGGCCAGGCTCCATGCCTCTGGCTCTATGACACGCTGTAGCTGTTGTAGTATGTGGCCGTGGCATCAGCCAGGACGGATATGAGACTGGTCTCTGTGGGGCCTGTTGCTGTCCCCTGGGAGAGTGGGCCATGCCCACTCAGGGTCCCAGCCCCTGCAGCAGAATCGGGATGGCCAGGAGTGTTCAAATACTGATCAAACTCATTGCGATCCATGTCCCCCAGAAGTTCCACCTGGCTTAGTTGATCCAGGGTGTCGAAGCCAGGGTGCTCAGGAGGTGGGGAGAGCTGGCCCAGGTGGGCCTGGAGGTTGGGATGAAGAGGGTGGTAGGTGGCAGGGGAATAGTAGGCTGGAGATGGGGGGCAGCCAGGAACAGAGGACATCATAGAAACCCCTGGGGACTGGCCAAGAGCCAAAGAACCTAGTGGATGGCTGCAGGGGAGGGGACTAGGCGTGAACTCTGGCGAGTAAGGGGgccctgggaggtgggggaggcgaTGGGGGTGGCCATGTTCCTCCTGGCATGAGGATGAGAAGAAGGTCTGCTCAGGCTCCAGCGCGTCCAGGGGCGACATCTCTGGGGGTGTGGGTAGCCCATAGGGATACGTGTCCACACTGCCAGGGGCACCAGCTGCACCTTCGTGGTAACAGCTGTGTAGTCCGGGCAGGGCAGTGCCTGGGGAGTACTCACCCCTGTCCTTCTCCCCCAGTGTACCCCTGCCAACGCCATTTTTCTCGGGCAGCGCGTTCTGGTCACGAGAGAGGGAGCTCAGGAGGAAGCCAGGGTCCACGCGCTTGCAGAGGCGCTTGCCTTGTTTCTTTCTGCGGGGTCGGTACTTGTAGTTGGGATAATCCTGCATGTGCTGTAGGCGCAACCGCTCTGCCTCATCCACGTAGGGCCTCTTTTGCGACAGCGTCAGCGCCTTCCACGACTTTCCTGATCACACAAACCAGAGAAGGGCATGCTCAGACTCCAAACGGCTGGCTCAGCCTTTACACCCGCGTCAGCCTCATGCCTCTTAGCGTCCCATGTGCCAACACCTCTGTCCCCCTACTCCACCCAAAGGAACCTTCTCACAGCCACCAGGGACACCATCTGCTTCTATTCTCTTTCCCTCCCAGATcccacacagagagaaggggctGAACCACCCTGGCCTGTTTGCATTGCACAAAGTTAGCTTTTCTCACAGAGAAAGTGCTTAAAAACCACCAGCTCGCCCAAAACTGCCAGATGGCCCAGCCATTCTAAACTGCGAGAGTCTCACCTGACCCAATCattagcaacagaaaaaaaaaatctaagggtCCTAATACTGGCTGGggttcttcctttcctttaagGGTCAGACCCATTCATTTGTGCATTTTAATGGAAGTTCCCTGCTGCTAATGAAGTGACTCTGCCTGTTTACTTATGCATGACTCTCAGAGCCTTTACTGAGGTAGCCCAGCCTCGGCAACTATATCATCGAGTTGATTTAAGAATCTCAGTAAGGCTCACAAATAACTGTTCCTCACCTCTGCCGGTCAAATAGACTCTACTATGTAAAGATATAGGTATGGCTTGAAAGCTAacatttacacacagagagagacacacacacagaggcacactcacacacacacacatgcatgatacCACTTTCTCCCATGGAATTAGGACCTTTTGGACATagcagagcacttgcttagccaCAGGTCTTCACAGAAGCAAACTCTTTAACTTCCCTGGGTCCCTATCTTCCTTACCATTGGGTCCCCATCTTCCTTACCATTGGGTCCCCATCTTCCTTACCATTGGGTCCCCATCTTCCTTACCATTGGGTCCCCATCTTCCTTACCATTGGGTCCCCATCTTCCTTACTATTGGGTCCCCATCTTCCTTACTATTGGGTCCCCATCTTCCTTACTATTGGGTCCCCATCTTCCTTACTATTGGGTCCCCATCTTCCTTACTATTGGGTCCCCATCTTCCTTACTATTGGGTCCCCCATCTTCATCACTAGAGCACATGCTGCTTCCAATACAAGGCTTTCTCTTTTAGGAGCATCCTCTCCATGTAACCCTGTTGGTGCTAAAATGCTGCTTGTGCTTGGTTTTTTATCCACCATTCCCTACCTATCTGCTGCCTTGCAAGCCACGTTGGCATCCCTCCTCCACCTTTTAGTGGGCATTGTGTAGCCCTGCTCCGGGGATTTGTAAGAATCACGTCTAGACTGTTTAAACTGCTCCTTCCCACAGTGGGCATCTACAAATTTCACATGCTTCCCCTTGACTCTAAAGCACCCCGAAGTTCAGATCCTCTAGTCAAGACGACAAGGCATCAGGCCGTGGAAGCCCTGTAAAGAAAGAGCCCATATCTTGCCACTGGTCACAGTCCAGATGTGGCTAAGCACAGGGTCATGCACGCCCTGCCCTTGTCCCCAACAGTCCTGTTGCTGCCCTCGTTCCCTACTGGCTGGCTTCATGATCAGGATGTCATAGGACACTGAGGGCTCAAAGGCAGGAGTATCACTATTTGCCAGTTGTTGTAATTAGCTGTCGCTTAGAGTACGGCTTGAAGAGTGTTCCCAGCACCAGATGTGGAGATGACGCTGGTTGTCAGCCCATGGCTGAGGCCACAAAGCTCTTGCAAGAAGTCCAGGATGAAGATACACCCCATACTCTATCGATAGTCTGGATATAAAATATGTCTCTAGTTTCCAAATGCACCCAGATGCAATATAgtattaataaaatacaatttccaTTATTAAATCCTAACAGATATCTAATTTGTGATACAGCTTCTCATTCATAATACACTAGACATACTTCACTTAATGTATTTATGATATACCCAAATATTTCCCTTTCACCTGTTAAACATCCTCTACCTAGGTAGGTCCTAAGGTTAAAGTCGGGGAAGTTTATAGTAGCAAAAGTTGGGAGTCTCTTATCCAGGCCTTCCTCCCCTCTCATAgaccagaaagagaagaaatcattTAGAAAGAAAGACCATATAGGGTGGCTGCTGTTACCAACGTTAGCAGGCACAGTGTCTCTATTTCACCAGCAGTGGATGCCTGCTGTTTTCCCCTCCCCTTAGTCGGGCTGAGCTGCTAAGAGGGGGGGAAGAGTCTCCTCTGCAAGATGAACTGTACCCTCCTGCAGCCTAGGGCCCTATTCTAGAGAGAATTAGCCCGCAGGAAGGTTTGTGCCCCACATCTGTACCTGCCCTAGCCCCCCAAAACAGGCAGTCTAAATTCTTCTGCAGCACCCcacccttcttctctccccccaccAGGGCCTGCCACAGAAACCTGGTCAAAAATGGGACCATTCCTTCCTCGGTTAGGACCCATCAACAGGGTGATGAGGGGGGAAATTAGGAAGTCATAAGAAAAGCgctggcatttctttttttttttttttaaatctcttagggtctcaagaaaacaaaataagcttTAAGGACAAAGAAATAGTGTTTCAGATATTAGTCTATTTCTTGTTCCACCAATAGAAAGGAGCCTCCAAGGCAATGCTCACCAATATACACTAGGCACAGCTGGCCACAAGTGGTGCTTAGAACCCCAAAATTCTCACCAACTGTCTTCGGGGGCTCCAGACAGCCAGCAGGCTGAGCCCTCCTTCTAGGCCCAGGCCTTTTGCCAGCAGAAAGTCAGCCGTCTCTGTGTGACTCTGAGAGAGGAAAGAGCCCAGGCTCCTACGGAAAAGGGAAGGGCTTCAACCCAGCAGCGGGTGGGGTCTAGGGGCCTGCATGTCTCTCCTGGCCAGCCTGGTGCCCTCTGTAAACACAAAATGTTTTGAAgggatttcattggttaaaataaataaaa is a genomic window of Chionomys nivalis chromosome 12, mChiNiv1.1, whole genome shotgun sequence containing:
- the Sox7 gene encoding transcription factor SOX-7; protein product: MASLLGTYPWTEGLECPALETELSDGLSPPAVPRPPGEKGSESRIRRPMNAFMVWAKDERKRLAVQNPDLHNAELSKMLGKSWKALTLSQKRPYVDEAERLRLQHMQDYPNYKYRPRRKKQGKRLCKRVDPGFLLSSLSRDQNALPEKNGVGRGTLGEKDRGEYSPGTALPGLHSCYHEGAAGAPGSVDTYPYGLPTPPEMSPLDALEPEQTFFSSSCQEEHGHPHRLPHLPGPPYSPEFTPSPLPCSHPLGSLALGQSPGVSMMSSVPGCPPSPAYYSPATYHPLHPNLQAHLGQLSPPPEHPGFDTLDQLSQVELLGDMDRNEFDQYLNTPGHPDSAAGAGTLSGHGPLSQGTATGPTETSLISVLADATATYYNSYSVS